One window of Papaver somniferum cultivar HN1 chromosome 9, ASM357369v1, whole genome shotgun sequence genomic DNA carries:
- the LOC113314010 gene encoding 10 kDa chaperonin, mitochondrial-like has translation MAKRLIPCLNRILVEKIVPPSKTSAGILLPEKTSKLNSGKIVAVGPGARDRDGKLIPVSLKEGDTVLLPEYGGTEVKLDKKEYHLYRDEDILGTLHE, from the exons ATGGCAAAGCGCTTGATTCCTTGTCTTAACCGtattttggttgagaaaattGTTCCTCCGTCAAAAACCTCTGCTGGAATCTTACTTCCAGAGAAAACTAGCAAA CTGAACTCTGGAAAAATTGTTGCTGTTGGTCCTGGAGCTCGTGATAGGGATGGTAAACTCATCCCAGTAAGCTTGAAGGAAGGAGACACTGTTCTCTTACCAGAATATGGAGGAACCGAAGTGAAGCTCGACAAGAAAGA GTATCATTTATACAGAGATGAGGACATACTGGGAACACTGCATGAGTGA
- the LOC113313987 gene encoding uncharacterized protein LOC113313987, producing MDENEFKRLLDLFPVVRSRDYHPDSDSKESTSQTTQDELTEWRNNWDLDEENTRETEVLGINHQDAFWEKLKLAAEKKVGPESAEKFCKAFQTIYKKLVFSELSEDAAQRFINSTSSFRG from the exons ATGGATGAGAATGAGTTTAAGCGCCTTCTGGATCTCTTCCCTGTTGTTCGTTCTCGTGATTACCAT CCAGACTCAGATTCAAAGGAATCAACTTCTCAGACAACACAGGATGAG CTGACTGAATGGCGGAATAATTGGGATTTGGATGAAGAGAATACAAGAGAAACTGAGGTTTTAGGGATTAACCATCAAG ATGCGTTTTGGGAGAAATTAAAATTGGCAGCAGAGAAGAAG gttggTCCAGAATCTGCTGAGAAATTCTGCAAGGCTTTCCAAACCATTTACAAAAAACTT GTCTTCAGTGAACTTAGTGAAGATGCTGCACAGAGATTTATAAATTCTACATCAAGTTTCAGAGGGTAG